One Kineococcus aurantiacus genomic window carries:
- a CDS encoding M15 family metallopeptidase, with the protein MRRSRSVALALLPVLLAAAPVLDRRTRDVSDPPLPTFTSTVSPVSAAELSASWRPGCPVPPEQLRTVAVTHVDLAGHPATGRLVVHADVADAVVAVFARLYALRFPVARMVPVEAYGGSDDASMAADNTSAFNCRATTGGSGFSEHSYGTAIDLNPVENPYVKGTTVLPAAGRAFTDRRPAPGVVLAGDAVVQAFAQHGFSWGGDWSSLKDYQHFSVSGD; encoded by the coding sequence ATGAGGCGCTCACGCTCCGTCGCGCTCGCGTTGCTGCCCGTCCTGCTGGCGGCCGCCCCGGTCCTGGACCGGCGCACCCGCGACGTGTCCGACCCGCCGCTGCCGACGTTCACGTCCACGGTCTCCCCCGTCAGCGCCGCGGAGCTGTCGGCGTCCTGGCGCCCGGGGTGCCCCGTGCCTCCCGAGCAGCTGCGGACGGTCGCGGTCACCCACGTCGACCTCGCCGGCCACCCCGCCACCGGCCGCCTCGTGGTGCACGCCGACGTCGCCGACGCCGTGGTCGCCGTCTTCGCCCGCCTGTACGCGCTGCGGTTCCCGGTCGCGCGGATGGTCCCCGTCGAGGCCTACGGCGGCTCCGACGACGCGTCGATGGCCGCCGACAACACCTCGGCCTTCAACTGCCGCGCCACCACCGGCGGGTCGGGGTTCTCCGAGCACTCCTACGGCACCGCCATCGACCTCAACCCCGTGGAGAACCCCTACGTGAAGGGCACCACGGTGCTGCCCGCGGCCGGGCGCGCGTTCACCGACCGCAGGCCCGCCCCCGGCGTCGTCCTCGCGGGGGACGCCGTCGTGCAGGCCTTCGCCCAGCACGGGTTCTCCTGGGGCGGGGACTGGAGCTCCCTGAAGGACTACCAGCACTTCTCCGTCTCGGGCGACTGA
- the cydD gene encoding thiol reductant ABC exporter subunit CydD codes for MSGRAARPRGPVDPRLLRHARPARAGIAATAAVEVVQAALAVLQALALADLVTGLWQGRVAGLGLLAGTVAGRVVTAWAAAHLAQRTATAVRDDLRTRVLARALELGPAWVERFGRARLAAVLTQGLPSLDGWFTRYLPALVPGVLLPPAVLLLLALTDLESALTVALTLPLVPVFAVLLGKATQARADRQWRTQRALAAHFLDTVRGLPTLRAHRRAARQVAVVAATTDASRRATLSVLRVAFLSSTALDLVGTLSVGLVAVTAGMRLAGGTLDLHTALLVILLAPEAYRPLREVGARFHDSADAAAVVADVDEVLTAPAPATPAVRAAGGHTEGIRLRGVEVRRPDGSAVLTGFDLDVAPGRLHVLAGPSGAGKTTAARVAAGVLVPDAGTVEHDPGAVAHLPQRPGFPHATTVAEAVRAGRDVPDELVARALRDAGAGELDPAGALGEDAGGLSAGQRQRVALARTFLSVRLGARVLVLDEPTAHLDPAGEAAVVATLRRLAHEEGCAVLAVAHRPALPAAADRTTTLTRPAPATPPEPPAPLAPTEPAATPARSTVRAPQPPVAGARTVLGAPRVRGRWAGALAVATGVAAVLAATTLTAAATWLLVTAAGRPPVLTLSVAAVVVRASATARPLLVYAERLLSHDVAFSRLARWRSDVVAALVPRLPGRLTRQRSGRSGQLLVQLVDDVDARVDGTLRYRHPVTVTVIAVALALAAAAVLSPRLALAALPGLLVALVVAPVVAGRAERGEDAHREDVGALSAATVETLDAVEDLQTLRSVHPLRAVQRRQAALARAERRRARAAAWTAGLTSAGTGLAVLGPAVAAGGSPAPLAWVCAAVLAAVTVADATRALPDAARARERARRAAARASALLATPVAAVEPAAPQPLPAPTRTVLRLRDVTAGWDGPTLRHLDLDLAAGDVVAVRGPSGAGKSTLAALLQRFLDPAAGQVLLDGVPVTSLAGDDVRSVVGRVGDDEHVFATSLRENLLLAAPGTADDALVAVLHRVRLGEWFAALPHGLDSRLGDGGAPLSGGERRRLAMARALLADVRVLVLDEPSEGLDEVTGARLVGDLLDARGDQAVLLLAHRVEGVDRAGRVYDLLDGRLVPAPLPQRGGTTVRS; via the coding sequence ACCGCCGTCCGCGACGACCTGCGCACCCGGGTCCTGGCCCGGGCCCTGGAGCTGGGCCCGGCCTGGGTGGAGCGGTTCGGCCGGGCCCGGCTGGCCGCCGTCCTCACCCAGGGCCTGCCGTCCCTGGACGGCTGGTTCACCCGCTACCTGCCGGCCCTGGTCCCCGGCGTCCTGCTCCCCCCGGCGGTCCTGCTGCTGCTGGCCCTCACCGACCTGGAGTCGGCCCTCACGGTCGCGCTGACCCTGCCGCTGGTGCCCGTGTTCGCGGTCCTGCTCGGCAAGGCCACCCAGGCGCGCGCCGACCGCCAGTGGCGCACCCAGCGCGCCCTGGCCGCCCACTTCCTCGACACCGTCCGCGGCCTGCCGACCCTGCGCGCCCACCGCCGCGCCGCGCGCCAGGTCGCCGTCGTGGCCGCCACCACCGACGCCTCCCGCCGCGCCACCCTGTCGGTGCTGCGGGTCGCGTTCCTGTCCTCCACCGCCCTCGACCTCGTCGGGACGCTGTCGGTCGGCCTGGTCGCGGTCACCGCGGGCATGCGGCTGGCCGGCGGCACCCTGGACCTGCACACCGCCCTCCTGGTCATCCTGCTGGCCCCCGAGGCCTACCGGCCGCTGCGCGAGGTCGGCGCCCGCTTCCACGACTCCGCCGACGCCGCGGCCGTCGTCGCCGACGTCGACGAGGTCCTCACCGCCCCGGCCCCGGCCACCCCGGCCGTCCGGGCCGCCGGGGGGCACACCGAGGGGATCCGCCTGCGCGGGGTCGAGGTGCGCCGCCCCGACGGGTCCGCGGTCCTGACCGGGTTCGACCTCGACGTCGCGCCCGGGCGGCTGCACGTCCTGGCCGGCCCCAGCGGGGCGGGCAAGACGACCGCCGCCCGCGTCGCCGCGGGCGTCCTCGTCCCCGACGCCGGGACCGTGGAGCACGACCCGGGCGCCGTGGCCCACCTGCCCCAGCGGCCGGGGTTCCCGCACGCCACCACCGTCGCCGAGGCCGTCCGCGCCGGCCGAGACGTCCCCGACGAGCTCGTCGCCCGGGCCCTGCGGGACGCCGGGGCCGGTGAGCTGGACCCCGCGGGCGCGCTCGGGGAGGACGCCGGGGGCCTGTCCGCGGGGCAGCGCCAGCGCGTGGCCCTGGCCCGCACGTTCCTGTCCGTCCGCCTCGGCGCGCGGGTGCTGGTCCTGGACGAGCCCACCGCCCACCTCGACCCCGCCGGGGAGGCGGCCGTCGTGGCGACGCTGCGCCGGCTCGCGCACGAGGAGGGCTGCGCCGTGCTGGCCGTCGCCCACCGCCCCGCGCTGCCGGCCGCCGCCGACCGCACCACCACCCTCACCCGCCCCGCCCCCGCTACTCCCCCCGAACCCCCCGCGCCCCTCGCGCCCACCGAACCCGCCGCGACTCCCGCTCGAAGCACGGTTAGGGCCCCCCAACCCCCCGTCGCGGGGGCCCGGACCGTGCTCGGAGCCCCCCGGGTGCGGGGCCGCTGGGCCGGGGCGCTGGCCGTCGCGACGGGCGTGGCCGCCGTCCTGGCCGCCACGACCCTGACCGCGGCCGCCACCTGGCTGCTCGTCACCGCCGCCGGCCGTCCACCTGTGCTGACGCTGTCGGTGGCCGCCGTCGTCGTGCGCGCCAGCGCCACCGCCCGCCCGCTGCTCGTCTACGCCGAGCGCCTGCTCAGCCACGACGTCGCCTTCTCCCGCCTGGCCCGCTGGCGCTCCGACGTCGTCGCGGCCCTCGTGCCCCGGCTGCCGGGACGGCTGACGCGGCAGCGGTCGGGCCGCTCGGGGCAACTGCTGGTCCAGCTCGTCGACGACGTCGACGCCCGCGTCGACGGCACCCTGCGGTACCGCCACCCCGTGACGGTGACGGTGATCGCCGTCGCGCTCGCCCTGGCCGCGGCCGCGGTCCTGTCCCCGCGCCTGGCCCTGGCCGCGCTGCCCGGGCTGCTCGTGGCCCTCGTCGTGGCCCCCGTCGTCGCCGGGCGCGCCGAGCGGGGCGAGGACGCCCACCGCGAGGACGTCGGGGCCCTGTCGGCCGCCACCGTGGAGACCCTCGACGCCGTGGAGGACCTGCAGACCCTGCGGTCGGTCCACCCCCTGCGCGCCGTGCAGCGCCGGCAGGCCGCGCTGGCCCGCGCCGAGCGCCGGCGCGCCCGGGCCGCGGCGTGGACGGCGGGGCTGACCAGCGCCGGGACGGGCCTGGCCGTCCTGGGCCCGGCCGTGGCCGCCGGCGGCTCCCCCGCCCCGCTGGCCTGGGTGTGCGCCGCCGTGCTGGCCGCGGTCACCGTCGCCGACGCCACGCGCGCCCTGCCCGACGCCGCCCGCGCCCGCGAGCGCGCCCGCCGGGCCGCCGCCCGGGCCTCAGCGCTGCTCGCCACCCCGGTCGCCGCGGTCGAACCGGCCGCGCCGCAGCCGCTGCCGGCGCCGACGCGCACGGTCCTGCGGCTGCGCGACGTCACGGCCGGCTGGGACGGGCCCACCCTGCGCCACCTGGACCTGGACCTGGCCGCCGGGGACGTCGTCGCCGTCCGCGGCCCCTCCGGCGCGGGCAAGTCGACGCTGGCCGCGCTGCTGCAGCGCTTCCTGGACCCCGCCGCCGGGCAGGTCCTGCTCGACGGGGTGCCCGTCACGTCCCTGGCCGGGGACGACGTGCGCTCGGTCGTGGGCCGCGTCGGCGACGACGAGCACGTCTTCGCCACCTCGCTGCGGGAGAACCTGCTGCTGGCCGCGCCCGGCACCGCCGACGACGCCCTCGTCGCGGTGCTGCACCGGGTGCGCCTCGGCGAGTGGTTCGCGGCGCTGCCGCACGGCCTGGACTCCCGCCTCGGCGACGGTGGCGCGCCGCTGTCCGGCGGGGAGCGGCGGCGCCTGGCGATGGCCCGGGCCCTGCTGGCCGACGTGCGGGTGCTGGTGCTCGACGAGCCCTCCGAGGGGCTGGACGAGGTGACCGGCGCCCGGCTGGTGGGCGACCTCCTCGACGCCCGCGGGGACCAGGCCGTGCTGCTGCTGGCGCACCGCGTCGAGGGCGTGGACCGGGCGGGCCGGGTGTACGACCTGCTCGACGGCCGGCTCGTGCCTGCACCCCTCCCGCAGCGCGGGGGGACTACCGTGCGGTCATGA